The Carassius carassius chromosome 32, fCarCar2.1, whole genome shotgun sequence DNA window ggtcttcaggaccACTGGAAAATTAAAggaaggtgtgtttaattagagttAAGCTTaattttgcaggacagtcgattgccaggagcaggattgggcaCTCCTGGCCTAATAGGTGAAGAAAAGTGGACATTCTGTAAGAAATAGAATTTCTAACTTTCAGTTCTGCTCTGTTTTTCTTGTATAACAGGTTATGGACAAATGTATCCAGTGACTTATGAAGGCAAGGTGGCTTGTATCCTGTATGCGATGGTGGGCATTCCTCTCATGCTGCTAGTCATTTCAGACGTGGGAGATATCTTAGCTGTTCTTCTTTCCAAAGCGTACACTCACCTCAGCCTGTTCTTCAGAGAACGGAAGTTACATCGCTCATGCATTCACAGGCATGAAAAGGCATCATCTAAAAAACAAGTTCAAGGTGCTGATACTGACGGCACCTATATGTTCCAGTCGTCCCTCAGATGCACATGCTTGCAGATACGTAACAACAGAGAGATCTTTGACCGCATGATTATTAAGGAGAACGTCAAGCTCAAAACTGCTCTAACAAAATCATACTCGTGCCCAGACCTTAACCATATGAGACCCACAAAATCCAGCTCCAAGTTATTCATTAGCATTGGACAGGAGTTGGAGAGCAATGAAGTCCCTCTGCTGGTCATCTTGCTGGTAGTATTTGCTTATATGATAGTCTGCAGTCAAATTCTGAGATGCTGGGAGAAGCAGATGGACTtttttgatgctttttattttaccttcATCACCTTGACCACTATTGGCTTTGGGGACATTGTGCCCGAACACCCAAAATACTTCATGGTTACCTTTTTGTTTATTATCACAGGCATGGCCATTATAAGCATGGCCTTCAAACTCGGCCAATCACAAATTTTTAGCTTTTACAGGCGTTGCATGAAGTTTGTTAGCATGGGCAAGGTGATAATAGACAAAGACCCAAAAAGTTACTGAAGGCAGAAAGAAGCAGATGGTTTTTGTGGCTTT harbors:
- the LOC132112672 gene encoding potassium channel subfamily K member 18-like; the protein is MFVEVEEGRKSDTKRTCARLLWCWFPHVFLIVLLILYAVLGAIIFQHVENKPFNEPENISAVARKLVETVQNHTDASTREALFSKIENILSKLLNERQYQNWSFYGSLFFCCTLFTTVGYGQMYPVTYEGKVACILYAMVGIPLMLLVISDVGDILAVLLSKAYTHLSLFFRERKLHRSCIHRHEKASSKKQVQGADTDGTYMFQSSLRCTCLQIRNNREIFDRMIIKENVKLKTALTKSYSCPDLNHMRPTKSSSKLFISIGQELESNEVPLLVILLVVFAYMIVCSQILRCWEKQMDFFDAFYFTFITLTTIGFGDIVPEHPKYFMVTFLFIITGMAIISMAFKLGQSQIFSFYRRCMKFVSMGKVIIDKDPKSY